The window AAAAAAGAATATCTAAAGAAACTATCCCTAGATAAAAATAAACTTGCTGAGATAGCAGAAAATATGGATACTCCACCGAGTTTTTATGAAGCTATGAAAAAAAGTGGGCTTTCTATAATAGGTGAGGTAAAAAAGGCTTCTCCGTCTAAGGGTGTAATAAAGGAAATGTTTGATCACAAGGCTATAGCTGCAGTATATGACACCTGTGTAGATGCAATATCTGTTCTCACAGAGGTTGAGTATTTCAAAGGAAATCCTAAATATCTGAAGGAAGTTTCAGAGATCACAAAACTTCCTACTTTATGCAAAGACTTTATAATCGACGAAGCTCAGATATATGAGGCTAGAACTCTTGGAGCCTCTGCAGTACTTCTCATTGTAAGTATTTTAGATGATGAAACCTTAAAGAACTTCATTGCTATAGCTAGAGAATTGAAAATGGAGCCCCTTGTAGAGGCCCACAGCGGTGAGGAAGTAAAAAGAGCTCTAAAGGCAAAGGCTAAAATAATTGGAATAAACAACAGAGACTTAAAGACCTTTAATGTAGATCTAAACAACTGCATAGAACTTTCTAAAAATATACCAGAAGACGTACTGGTAATAGGTGAAAGTGGTATAAGTAAAAGAGAAGATGTAAAAAAACTCAAAGATGGGAAAATAAGCGGTGTCCTTATAGGTGAAGCCTTTATGAGATCCGAAAGTATAAATAAACTGGCCCGGGAATTAAAGGAGGAATTTAATGACTGAGGCAAAAATATGCGGAATAAAAAATTTCGAAGATGTAAAAATAGTAAATGAATTTAAACCTGATTATATCGGGTTTGTATTTGCCAAATCCAAAAGACAGGTAAGTCTTGAAAAGGCTGCTGAACTTTCTAAAAATCTAGATGGGAAAATAAAAAAAGTAGGGGTATTTGTAGATGAAAGCCCTGAAAAAGTTGCTGAGATTGCAAAGGCCTGTAATCTTGACATATTACAGTTCCATGGAAAGGAAACACCAGAATACTGCAGAAGTTTTGAAAAATATGAGGTATGGAAAAGTTTTACTGGAGATGAAAAGATACTAGAAAATATAAAAAAATATGGTGACTGTGCAGATGCCTTTCTTGTTGATTCTAGTGTCCCTGGAAGTGGTAAGAAATTTGACTGGAATAATATAAAAGGGTTGTCAGAAAATTATAGGATAATTCTGGCAGGGGGACTAAATCCTGAAAATGTAGCCGAAGCTTCAAAAAAAGTAAAACCGCAAGTTGTGGATGTGAGCTCAGGTGTAGAGGGAGATAATGGTAAATCGAGAGAAAAAGTGGAAAAATTTATAGGGGAGGTAAGGTTACATGGATAGAAAATTTGGTGATTTTGGAGGGCAGTATGTGCCGGAGACTTTGATGAAGCCTCTTGAAAATTTGGAAAAAGCGTACTTAAAATATAAAAATGACGATGAATTCAACAAAGAACTGAATTATTATCTAAAGGATTATGTAGGAAGAGAAACACCTCTATACTATGCAGCTTCTCTCACAGAGAAAGTAGGAGGAGCAAAAATATATCTAAAAAGAGAAGACCTTAATCATACAGGTGCACACAAGATAAACAACGTAATGGGTCAACTCCTTCTTGCCAAGAGAATGGGAAAAACAAAGGTCATTGCTGAAACAGGAGCAGGACAGCACGGAGTGGCCACTGCCACAGGAGCCGCACTTCTAGGAATGGAGTGTGAGGTATTTATGGGAGAGGAAGACATAGTAAGACAGGAGATGAATGTCTTCAGAATGAGGCTTTTAGGAGCTACTGTAAATTCTGTGACGTCAGGGACAGGAACTTTGAAAGATGCTACAAATGAGGCTATAAGACAGTGGGTTGCCAGAATCGATGATACATTTTATGTTATAGGTTCAGTTGTTGGTCCTCATCCTTATCCGACTATGGTAAGAGATTTCCAGAGGATAATAGGAGACGAGACAAAGAAACAGATAATGGAAAAAGAAGGTAGACTTCCTGACGCTATAGTAGCTGCTATAGGGGGAGGATCAAATGCTATGGGTATATTCTATCCTTTTGTCAACGACAAGGAGGTTAGACTCATCGGTGTAGAGGCTGCAGGGGAAGGGGAAGCCACAGATAAACATGCTCTTGCGATGCTAAAGGGAAGTAAGGGAGTTATTCATGGTATGAAGACTTATCTTTTACAAGACGATATGGGTAATATAACTCCTGCACATTCTATCTCCGCCGGTTTAGATTACCCTGGTGTAGGACCTGAACATGCTTATCTATACGATACAAAAAGAGCAGAATATGCTCCTATAGATGATAAAGAGGCCCTAGGAGGTTTCAAGCTTCTCTGTGAAGTAGAAGGAATTATCCCTGCATTGGAGAGTGCCCATGCAGTGGCTCATGCAGTAAAAGTAGCGAAAGAGATGTCAAAAGATGAGATTTTAGTAATAAACTTATCTGGACGTGGAGATAAAGATATAAATACAGTATTAGAAGTATATCAAAAGGGGGAGCTATAATGGGTAGAATTGAAAATGCACTGAAAAAAGGAGAAAAAAATCTTATAGCGTATCTCACTGCAGGTGATCCATGTATTGAGAAAACTCCTGAGCTTGTACTAGGCATGGAGAGTGGAGGTGCAGCACTTGTAGAGATAGGTATCCCATATTCAGATCCTCTAGCAGACGGGCCTGTGATTCAGGCTGCTTCTACAAGGGCTCTGTCAAAGGATATTTCCATTGAGAAGATTTTTGATGCAGTAGAAAAAATAAGAAAAGAAAGTCAGATACCTTTGGTTTTTTTAGTCTACTATAATACAATACATAATTATGGTGGGGAAGAATTTCTTAAAAAATGTGAGGAAACAGGTGTAGACGGCCTTATTATTCCTGACCTGCCAATGGAAGAGCAAAAAGAACTTCCAAAAAATGCAGCAGTAAGTATAATTCCACTTGTGGCTCTTAATTCAGGTGATAGAATAGAAAATATTGTAAAAGATGCTACAGGATTTGTTTATTGTATTTCCTCATTTGGAGTTACAGGTACGAGAGATACCATAAGTAATAAAGCTTCTGAAATAGTTTCTGAGATTAAAAAATATACAGATATACCTGTGGCTTTAGGTTTTGGGATATCTCACAATAAAATGGTTGAAGATGTAAACAGATATGCCGATGCAGCTATAGTGGGAAGTGCTATTGTCAAGGTAATCGAAAAAACAAAAGGCAGTGCAAAAGAAGTTGAAGATTTTGTAGCTTCCCTGCTAAGATAAGTAAATTTTGAGTAGTATTCAAATCTATATTATTTATTGAGGGACCCAAGGGGTCCCTTTTTTAATTTCTAAGACTTTAATTAAAAATAGAATCATAGTAGCGGTCCAACTTTATCTCTAACTCACTTAGATTAAAAAAACGGGCCCCTCTATACAGTTCTTTCCCTCTAGAATAGATAATAAGAGCCGGTATTGAAAATACCATAAATTCCCCCGCCGCCTCAGGACATTCATTTAAGTCGATCTTTTGAAAAGTGGCCTGATTGTATTTTTCAGAAAGTTTTTTGATTTTAGGAAGAAGTGCGTGACATACAGAACATTCTTCACGTGATATATATACAAAAGAAAATTTTTTATATTTCAATTGCTGCAGATCCATAGGCTTTCTCCTTTGTGAAAATTCTTAATATAATTATTTTCATAACCAAGTTATTTTAATAATGTTTATCATTTGTTGTAAAATTATATGGGATTTTTAGGTAATAAAAGATAAAGAAAAAGTCCGCCTCTATACAGTAAAGACGAACTTTTTCAGATTATTTCTTATTTACACTCCTTTAATATATCACAAGTTAGCTTAAACAGATAAATTTCTATTCTGATTTTTCAGGTATCAGTCTTACTTCAATATAATTATCTAAATCCACAGCAGAGTTCATAAATTTCAGCATATTTTGTCTGCTGAGTGTCTTTTTATATTTTTCAGGAGGGAAAATTCTGAAATTGTCTCCAAACTCCTCTCTCTTACTTATATAATCAATCCAGAACTCATTTTTTTTCAAGATGGAGTCATAATTAAAGGCATAGTTTTCAACGACACTTTTTATTATCCTGTCCTCAAAATTTCCCTCTAGAGCATTTTTAAGAACATTTTTTATCTCCTCAGTAACCATATCAGCTTTTTTAGGGTCGGTGCTGTAAGATATTGTGAGGTAATTTTCCCCAAAGTTAAGGGGACTTAACTCTGTATCAGCATAGATTGTGTAAATTCCTCCTATTTTTTCTCTTATCTCTTCTAATAAAATCATATCCAGTATTTTTGAAATACCTAGGTATTTTACCCTGTTTTCATATGTATATTTCCCTTTATAGGGATAGATCAAATTTACAGATACTTTTTTATCAGTACCTTTTTTTACACTTTCTTTTGTTATTCCCTTTGGAAAATTAACATCCAAATTTTTAGGAAGCTCTGAAATATCTTTTGAAGGAATTCCAGCTAAATACTTTTGCACAAGATTTTCCATATCCATATCTTTGGTGCTTCCTACAATGACAGCCTGAAAATCCCCTATACTAGAGAATCTGCCTCTAAAAGCCTCTATAAAATCCTTTTCATTGACCTTATCTAAGTCCTCTAAGGTCAGTGGCTTTCTTCTTGGGTGGTTCTGAGACACAGTTTCTTTTATTTTATCTCTATATAGTGTCTTAGGTGAATTTTTCCTGTTATTTATACGTTGTTTTTGAAGTTCCATAAAATTATTGTATATGTCCTTATCAATCTTAGGACTGGTAAGAAATATATTCAAAATTTCTAAGGCAGTGACAAGGTTATCTCTGTCTGTTTCGATATTTATTCCCTCAGAGTAATCGGATATATAGGGGTGAAACTGTATATTTTTCCCCTTCATAAAAATATCTGTTTCCACAGGAGAAAGGTTTCCTATGCCAGAGGATATTATTACTGGCAGAGCTAATCTTGATGCTATATATCCCTTTTCATCCATGAGGGAACTTCCCCCCTTGCTGAAGAGTTTTATAAGTATTTTATCTCTGTCAAAATCAGTTTCTTTTAGGATTACCTCCATATTATTTGAAAGCTTGTAACGTATAAAATCTTTTTCTTCTTTCTTATCTAGTATTTTCCCAGAGGAAAACTCATTTATCTTCAAAACAGGCTTTTGATTATTTTTTTCAATTCCTAATAGTTTTTTATTTTTAGCATGTTCAATTATTTTTTCTATCTCACCCTTAGAAGGTATATACAGATTTTTCTTTTGAGGTGCAGTTAGAAAAAATGCTTTGTTTGAATTTTCATATATTTCATGAGCCTTTTTCAGGATATCCTTATAGGATATTTCTTTTATGATCTCGTTGAAGACTTCTGCTTCATTCTCTATATCTGTAAAGATATACCCTTCTAGATAGTCTGCTATTATCTCAGAGGCAATCTCGCTGTGTTCCTTACTCTCTCTATTTTTATATGCGTTTTCCATATACATTGAAAGTTCGGCTTTTTCTCCGTCTATCTCCCAGGAAGCAGGGCCATAGACAGATAGTTTTTTCATTTGGGTAATAACTTCAGCTATTCCTGACTGGATATCTTTTTCCTTTAGCATAGCTCCTGTAATCTGCACAGTATCGTGTTTTCCAAGGTTTACCAGATAGCTGTATCCCTCACCTATAGTAGGAGAGGCTTTTTTTGAAATACTGTCAAACCGACTTTGAAGAATTCCTGTGGCAATTTCTTCTATAATGGCTCTTTTATAACTCTCACGGTCTTGTATCGGTTCTAGTCTGTCTTTTGTAAGCACATCAAAGGTTACAGATGTTATCTCTGGGTCTTTAAAAATTGTAATTTCACCATTTGATTCACCTATTCTATATTCAAGGCTCTTTTTAAAAGTGTATTTTGATTCATAGTTAAAATATTTTTCAACAAGAGTTTTTACATGATTTTTATCAAAGTCTCCCACTGCAACTACGGCAATATTTTCAGGGTGGTACCATTTATGATAATATCTCTTAAGCAGTTTTGGATTGGCATTTTTTATAATCTCAGGGTCTCCTATTGGAAACCGTTCAGTAAATCTAGATTCACCGTAAACGGCTTTTTTCTGTGCATCTGAAATTCTCTGGGATAGTCCCTGCATCAGTCTCCACTCTTCTAGGATAACACCTCTCTCATCTATTGTATCTTTTGGATAAAAAGTAATATCATTAGCCCATTCTTTTAATATCTCAAAGGATTTTTCAAATTCCTCTGTTCTGTCTGTTGGAACATGAAGCTTATATATAGTTCTGCCAAAACCAGTAAAGGCATTTAAATCTGCCCCAAAATTCATTCCTATAGACTGAAGGTGCTTTACAAGCATATTTCCTGGATAGCTTTTAGTTCCGTTAAAAGCCATGTGCTCTATAAAATGAGCCATTCCAAGCTGATCTTCATCTTCCTGAAGCGACCCGGAATTGACGATCAATGCAAGATAAGCCTTGTTTTCAGGTTTTTTGTTTTTGTATATATAGTACTTCATACCATTTTTTAGAGTACCTTGTTCTAGTTCACTTGATACTTTAAGATCGGCAGCATTTAGTCCAGTAAATAAAACTAAAAGCATAGTAATTATAAAAATCTTTATTTTTTTCATCTGAGAGATCCCTCCTGTTTTTTATTTGTGTGAATATTTCTTAATAATTAAGCTTATTTCCTGTAAATTAAGAATAACACAATTAAACCATCAAGTCCATATTCAGATCACTTTTCTTATGTTTTCAATATTTGAAAAATCTGAAAAAAATAAGTTTTAGTAAAATAATACATTATTTTTTCATAATGCTGTATAATTTAGTAGTTGGAGGTGACTGCATGTCTTTAAAAAAAAATATTATACTTATAATTTTTCTTGTTTTAGCATTTAGAAGTTTTTCAGTTGGAATATCTACTTTGATAATAAAGGAGAAAAAATCTAACTATGATATAGATGTAAAGCTTCCCTATCTTATAGGGGATACCAAGGTGGACAAAACAAACAAGGTGATAATGGAGCGGCTAAAAGAACTTGAAATTCAGATAGAAAAAGATTCTAAAAAAAACTTTAGAGAATTGACCGACTCAAAAGAGCCTGAGGTTACATTAAAAGGTGAATATACTGTGAGAGTTAGTGATTCTAAGATGGTTATTTTAATTGTAAAAAACAGGTACTTTTTAGACGGTTATGATGCTCAGATAAGAACCTACAGTTATACCCTTTCCCCATTAGACGGAGAGTTTTATTCACGGGAGGATATATTCATAAATCCCAGTGAAGGAGTATACCAGGTAAAAAAAATAATTGAAAATATGATTCGTAAAAGGGTCCGCCAGACAAAAATCGGAGAATCTGTAAACATTTACCCAAATGATATAATTTTAGATATTGATTACGGAGGCTTTTATTTAGAAGATAAAAACCTTGTGGTGGAGCTAATAGTAAAAGGGGCTCCTCCATATTACGACGGATGGGAAAAGTTTAAAATACCTCTAGATCAAATAAAAGATTTTATAAAATATGATCTGAAAAACAATCTTCAAAGCAGTTCTTTTAGAAATATAAAGTTGAATCAACAGTGGTTTTCAGAGTATAATCAACTGAGAATTTAGGAGGTTATCCAATGAAAAAAATTATAGTTTTTATTTTTATATTCGCAGTATTTCAAAATATGTTTTCAGTAGAGACAAAAAAATCAAATATAAAACTTGAAAATCAGTATCTTATGATAGATGGTAAAATACCTGTTTTTTATAATAAAGGAAAATACATCGGTAATTCTAGCAACAAGGTAAAAGGCGGCTTTAGAGCCCTAATGGAAATGATAAAGATGGAATCAAATAAAAACCGTCTTGAAAATCCAGATAATAGAGATGGTAAATTTATTTTAAAAAGTGATTTTAAGAAGATAGATAATGAGAGCAAAATAGACAGTTATCTAGTTAAGACTTTTTATTTTACAGGTGGATCCCACGGCATGATACTAGAAGAAGGGTATAATTTTAAAAACGGAAAAGAAATTTTTCTGAAGGATATATTTAAAGGCAACATCAACTACAAGGGACTCATCAAACAAAAGGTGGAAGAACAGATAATAAAATACGGAGGGGATTTATATTATGCTGATATAAATATTCCCGATGAAGAGTATAGTTTTTATTTTGAGGGTGACTCTTTAGTTGTGTTTTTTAACCCCTATACCCTAGCATCTTACGAAGCAGGAATAATAACTTTTGAGATACCAATCTCAGAGATTTCCTCCTTCATGAAAATTTAGGGTTTATTTAGATAACCCCTTTTTTTTTAACTTTAGATTTTTAAAATTAGGTTGTATTTTTAAAAAAATATTGACACTTCTTTACCTTTGTGGTAAAGTAACTATCAACAACAGAGAAACAAGTGAACCAGTATTAAAATATGTAAACCCTAGAATAAAGGGTTTATCCATCAAGAGAGGTGTAGGGACAGGCCCGGAGATACCTCAGCAACCTACCTATTCAGGTGTGGTGCTAATTCCTGACAGATGGCAATAGGGCTAATTTTAGAGTAACCAACCCTTTCATCTGACTTAGATGAAAGGGTTTTTTTTATAAAATCCCGTTGCCTCCATTTTATCTTATTTTTACAGAGGCTTTATATTAGGCTTTTGTGACACAATTAAACTAATGACATTAAGGGGGAATTAAACATGGCACACAAATTTGAAACTTTACAATTACACGGAGGACAGCAACCAGACCCGACTACTGGATCTAGAGCGGTACCTATTTACCAAACTACTTCTTATAATTTTGAGAGCACAGAACATGCTGCAAAGTTATTTGCTTTAGAGGAACCTGGAAATATATATACGAGAATAGGAAACCCAACTACAGCTGTACTAGAAGAGAGAATAGCTCTTTTAGAAGGGGGAGTAGGGGCTCTTGCAGTAGCTTCTGGAACTTCTGCCGTTACTTATTCTATACTGAATGTAGCTAGATGCGGTGATGAAGTAGTTTCTTCAAATAACCTTTACGGGGGTTCTTTCAACCTTCTTTCAAATACAATCAACGATTTCGGAGTCAAAGCCAGATTCTTTGATCCTGTGAATCCCGAGGAAATAAGAGGTTTGATAAACGAAAAAACAAAGGCCGTATTTATAGAAAGTCTTGGAAATCCAAGCGGTGAAGTGTTGGACATTCAAAAAATAGCAGAGATAGCCCATGAAAACGGTCTTCCGCTAATTGTAGATAATACCTTTGCCACTCCTTATCTTTTGAGACCTTTAGACCACGGGGCAGACATTGTAGTATACTCTGCTACAAAATTCCTAGGGGGGCACGGGACGACTATAGCAGGACTCATTGTAGACGGAGGAAAATTTGACTGGAAAAACGAAAGATTTACAGCATTTAACGAACCAGACCCAGGTTACCATGGTCTAAAGTATGCTGACCTTGGAGCGGCGGCATATATACTAAAGACGAGGGTTAAACTACTTAGGGATACAGGAGCTGCACTTTCACCTTTTAATTCTTTCCTGATTTTACAGGGGATAGAAACTCTTTCACTGAGAGTAGAAAGACATGTGGAAAATGCAAGAAAAATTGCTCAGTTCTTAAAAAATAACGATGATGTAAACTGGGTTAGTCACCCTGAAGTAAGTGATGATGAAGATCAGCAAAATCTTGTAAAAAAATATCTTCCAAAGGGAGCTTGTTCTATATTCACCTTCGGTTTAAAAGGTGACAGAGAAAGGGCGGCTAAATTTATAGAAAAACTAGATATCTTTTCTCATCTTGCAAATGTGGCCGACGCCAAGTCACTTATAATACATCCTGCTAGCACTACTCACGGACAACTAAGTGAAGAAGCACTTAAGGAATGCGGTATAGGTACAGATACGATCAGAATCTCTGTAGGACTTGAAAACATCGACGACCTTATAGAGGATCTTCAAAAGGCAATAGAAGCTACCAGATAATTCATAAATTTCAAACATAAAAATAGGGGGCATCATGTTTATAAAAGATATATATGAAAGCAAAAAACCGGTAATATCCTTTGAGATATTTCCTCCAAATGAAAGATATCCTGTGGAAAAGGTCTATGACACCATTGACGAATTGGTGAAACTTAGTCCGGATTTTATCAGTGTAACATACGGTGCAGGGGGTACTACCCGTGGGAGAACTGTAGAGATAGCATCTAGGATTAAAAAAGTTAACAATGTAGAGGTTTTGGCTCACCTTACTTGTATAGGGGCAGATAAGGTAGAGATAGACGGAATTTTAGATGAACTAAAGGAAAATGGTATAAACAATGTCCTAGCCTTAAGGGGAGATTACCCAAATGACGGAAGCATTCCTGAAGGGGATTTTAAGTATGCACACCAACTTGTAAAGCAGATCAAGGAAAGGGGGGGGTTCTC is drawn from Ilyobacter polytropus DSM 2926 and contains these coding sequences:
- a CDS encoding M16 family metallopeptidase → MKKIKIFIITMLLVLFTGLNAADLKVSSELEQGTLKNGMKYYIYKNKKPENKAYLALIVNSGSLQEDEDQLGMAHFIEHMAFNGTKSYPGNMLVKHLQSIGMNFGADLNAFTGFGRTIYKLHVPTDRTEEFEKSFEILKEWANDITFYPKDTIDERGVILEEWRLMQGLSQRISDAQKKAVYGESRFTERFPIGDPEIIKNANPKLLKRYYHKWYHPENIAVVAVGDFDKNHVKTLVEKYFNYESKYTFKKSLEYRIGESNGEITIFKDPEITSVTFDVLTKDRLEPIQDRESYKRAIIEEIATGILQSRFDSISKKASPTIGEGYSYLVNLGKHDTVQITGAMLKEKDIQSGIAEVITQMKKLSVYGPASWEIDGEKAELSMYMENAYKNRESKEHSEIASEIIADYLEGYIFTDIENEAEVFNEIIKEISYKDILKKAHEIYENSNKAFFLTAPQKKNLYIPSKGEIEKIIEHAKNKKLLGIEKNNQKPVLKINEFSSGKILDKKEEKDFIRYKLSNNMEVILKETDFDRDKILIKLFSKGGSSLMDEKGYIASRLALPVIISSGIGNLSPVETDIFMKGKNIQFHPYISDYSEGINIETDRDNLVTALEILNIFLTSPKIDKDIYNNFMELQKQRINNRKNSPKTLYRDKIKETVSQNHPRRKPLTLEDLDKVNEKDFIEAFRGRFSSIGDFQAVIVGSTKDMDMENLVQKYLAGIPSKDISELPKNLDVNFPKGITKESVKKGTDKKVSVNLIYPYKGKYTYENRVKYLGISKILDMILLEEIREKIGGIYTIYADTELSPLNFGENYLTISYSTDPKKADMVTEEIKNVLKNALEGNFEDRIIKSVVENYAFNYDSILKKNEFWIDYISKREEFGDNFRIFPPEKYKKTLSRQNMLKFMNSAVDLDNYIEVRLIPEKSE
- a CDS encoding thioredoxin family protein: MDLQQLKYKKFSFVYISREECSVCHALLPKIKKLSEKYNQATFQKIDLNECPEAAGEFMVFSIPALIIYSRGKELYRGARFFNLSELEIKLDRYYDSIFN
- the trpB gene encoding tryptophan synthase subunit beta, with the protein product MDRKFGDFGGQYVPETLMKPLENLEKAYLKYKNDDEFNKELNYYLKDYVGRETPLYYAASLTEKVGGAKIYLKREDLNHTGAHKINNVMGQLLLAKRMGKTKVIAETGAGQHGVATATGAALLGMECEVFMGEEDIVRQEMNVFRMRLLGATVNSVTSGTGTLKDATNEAIRQWVARIDDTFYVIGSVVGPHPYPTMVRDFQRIIGDETKKQIMEKEGRLPDAIVAAIGGGSNAMGIFYPFVNDKEVRLIGVEAAGEGEATDKHALAMLKGSKGVIHGMKTYLLQDDMGNITPAHSISAGLDYPGVGPEHAYLYDTKRAEYAPIDDKEALGGFKLLCEVEGIIPALESAHAVAHAVKVAKEMSKDEILVINLSGRGDKDINTVLEVYQKGEL
- a CDS encoding O-acetylhomoserine aminocarboxypropyltransferase/cysteine synthase family protein → MAHKFETLQLHGGQQPDPTTGSRAVPIYQTTSYNFESTEHAAKLFALEEPGNIYTRIGNPTTAVLEERIALLEGGVGALAVASGTSAVTYSILNVARCGDEVVSSNNLYGGSFNLLSNTINDFGVKARFFDPVNPEEIRGLINEKTKAVFIESLGNPSGEVLDIQKIAEIAHENGLPLIVDNTFATPYLLRPLDHGADIVVYSATKFLGGHGTTIAGLIVDGGKFDWKNERFTAFNEPDPGYHGLKYADLGAAAYILKTRVKLLRDTGAALSPFNSFLILQGIETLSLRVERHVENARKIAQFLKNNDDVNWVSHPEVSDDEDQQNLVKKYLPKGACSIFTFGLKGDRERAAKFIEKLDIFSHLANVADAKSLIIHPASTTHGQLSEEALKECGIGTDTIRISVGLENIDDLIEDLQKAIEATR
- a CDS encoding phosphoribosylanthranilate isomerase, translated to MTEAKICGIKNFEDVKIVNEFKPDYIGFVFAKSKRQVSLEKAAELSKNLDGKIKKVGVFVDESPEKVAEIAKACNLDILQFHGKETPEYCRSFEKYEVWKSFTGDEKILENIKKYGDCADAFLVDSSVPGSGKKFDWNNIKGLSENYRIILAGGLNPENVAEASKKVKPQVVDVSSGVEGDNGKSREKVEKFIGEVRLHG
- the trpC gene encoding indole-3-glycerol phosphate synthase TrpC translates to MILDEIVKSKKEYLKKLSLDKNKLAEIAENMDTPPSFYEAMKKSGLSIIGEVKKASPSKGVIKEMFDHKAIAAVYDTCVDAISVLTEVEYFKGNPKYLKEVSEITKLPTLCKDFIIDEAQIYEARTLGASAVLLIVSILDDETLKNFIAIARELKMEPLVEAHSGEEVKRALKAKAKIIGINNRDLKTFNVDLNNCIELSKNIPEDVLVIGESGISKREDVKKLKDGKISGVLIGEAFMRSESINKLARELKEEFND
- a CDS encoding DUF3298 and DUF4163 domain-containing protein — protein: MKKIIVFIFIFAVFQNMFSVETKKSNIKLENQYLMIDGKIPVFYNKGKYIGNSSNKVKGGFRALMEMIKMESNKNRLENPDNRDGKFILKSDFKKIDNESKIDSYLVKTFYFTGGSHGMILEEGYNFKNGKEIFLKDIFKGNINYKGLIKQKVEEQIIKYGGDLYYADINIPDEEYSFYFEGDSLVVFFNPYTLASYEAGIITFEIPISEISSFMKI
- the trpA gene encoding tryptophan synthase subunit alpha, which gives rise to MGRIENALKKGEKNLIAYLTAGDPCIEKTPELVLGMESGGAALVEIGIPYSDPLADGPVIQAASTRALSKDISIEKIFDAVEKIRKESQIPLVFLVYYNTIHNYGGEEFLKKCEETGVDGLIIPDLPMEEQKELPKNAAVSIIPLVALNSGDRIENIVKDATGFVYCISSFGVTGTRDTISNKASEIVSEIKKYTDIPVALGFGISHNKMVEDVNRYADAAIVGSAIVKVIEKTKGSAKEVEDFVASLLR